CATTGGAATTACAGCCATTCAGCTTGGATACCGGGTAAGATTCATAAAGGTTTACGACCTTATTCAAGAACTATTAAAAGCTGAGAGTGAGTATCGCCTCCCGAGGTACTTAAAGAACTGGAATAAATATGATCTTGTAATACTAGATGAACTGGGGTACATAAACCTTGGAACTGGTAGTCCCCTTCTATTCCAATTCTGCTCAGAGCGTTACGAACGAGGAAGCCTGATCATAACAACAAACTTAGATTTTTCACGTTGGGAGGAGGTGTTCGGGGATAACGCACTAACAATCGCACTGTTAGACCGGTTAACACACCATGCCCATGTACTACCATTTGTGGGTGAGTCTTACCGCTTTAAAGAAAGCAAGGAAAAACTACACCCCCAGATATAAATCAATAACCGCCTCGAAGGTGGTCAATTTTTTGGTTATCACGGTGGTAAACCTATTTAGCCCCATTAATCCAAAGGGATCTTTTATCAGAAGGTTTTCCCCGTTCTAGTGCTTTTATCAAGCCAGTTAGAATTTCTCGCATTCCTTTATGCGGTATAAAATACTTCCATGTTTTCGGTGATTCTCGATCTGCCTCTGCTGTAAATACCGGAATAAAGTCCTTTTTTACATGTAAGTAGTCTGAATAAACCCACATCCCCACCTAAACAACCTTTTTCTTTAAATGATAAGCATCTGCCACAATGTATACACTTTTTTTCATCAATTTTAACTACACCATTTATTACAAGGGCCCCAACCGGGCATTCTACTTCGCAGCCACGGCAATGTACGCAGTATGCCGTTTTATTGGCTACGACTTTTAAATGGCTAATTAAAAATCGATCTGCTTTATTTGTACCCTTAACTATAATTTCCAGTGCTTGTTCATGCCGCGTAATTACATATGGGTAATTGTAGTCCAAATTTTCTATTCGCCCTTGATTATGACCTTCTTTAATAATATGTCCTATCGTTTTAACCCACTCCAACCAGTCTTCCCGGGGGTGACGTATAAAGAAAGTCATGGAGCTACCATCATCATTAACCATGACTTTGTTACCCCCGTTTTTCATATCCCGTCCGCCGGCAC
This region of Desulforamulus ferrireducens genomic DNA includes:
- the istB gene encoding IS21-like element helper ATPase IstB yields the protein MREHLDPREALVDIYCKQLKLPGLKASFRELARDAMEQNQTPTAFLAACLAKEVEMRVQKRLSTRLKQAKFNEIKTLEGFDFNSIPKLPKTKVISLAECKFIKERENIICIGQSGTGKSHIATAIGITAIQLGYRVRFIKVYDLIQELLKAESEYRLPRYLKNWNKYDLVILDELGYINLGTGSPLLFQFCSERYERGSLIITTNLDFSRWEEVFGDNALTIALLDRLTHHAHVLPFVGESYRFKESKEKLHPQI